In Xenorhabdus nematophila ATCC 19061, one DNA window encodes the following:
- a CDS encoding tetratricopeptide repeat protein produces MYSESQSLIEAVLYYNRTGIKESIWSRATCLALTSHNFDMNGYVITQAMEFSFLKEIAEIAHIPYVDVANFNYEFAGMGNALQWLLSMKAYLPDIQKVNLARALITTARYHLAQDILSMVNPEKLQPEQEITYLITSFITRNRLEPGVYCTELFEKIKQVIKRKKISEENILEASSLAIVWHLKTGTIDLQTYEWFKLCGKSIAEKIIERKTFKAKLALSSFYRAYAMVPAAINDVSETRLLMLKSTHFADILEPGNDLETVLAETAKKTVLESSIKEMMYVSQKWDEAEEYAMELVAFDPYWSVNYQELAEVYLKQNQYSKALEQYQHSKQVGLPRITFTEYMIGVCYEHLGDHQEAINNFKNVLTMDKTNISAGLSGYQISLKYDLESKEYFREFINHWDEQGFLTPKHKEMIL; encoded by the coding sequence ATGTATTCTGAATCCCAGTCTTTAATAGAGGCAGTGCTTTATTACAATAGAACGGGAATTAAAGAAAGTATCTGGTCTAGAGCAACCTGTTTAGCTTTAACAAGTCATAATTTTGATATGAATGGATATGTAATTACTCAAGCAATGGAATTTTCATTCCTAAAAGAGATTGCTGAAATTGCGCATATTCCTTATGTAGATGTTGCCAATTTTAATTATGAATTTGCAGGCATGGGTAATGCTCTGCAATGGTTACTTTCCATGAAAGCCTATTTACCCGATATACAAAAAGTAAATCTGGCAAGAGCACTTATCACAACAGCACGATATCATTTAGCTCAAGATATCTTGTCAATGGTAAACCCTGAAAAACTCCAACCGGAGCAGGAAATTACTTATTTAATTACATCATTTATTACTCGTAATCGTTTAGAACCTGGTGTTTATTGCACTGAGTTATTTGAGAAAATAAAACAGGTTATTAAAAGGAAAAAGATTTCTGAAGAAAACATTCTTGAAGCTTCCTCTCTAGCCATAGTTTGGCATTTAAAAACAGGAACAATAGATTTACAGACTTACGAATGGTTTAAGCTGTGTGGAAAGTCTATTGCAGAAAAGATCATTGAACGTAAAACATTTAAAGCCAAATTGGCACTTTCATCATTTTATCGTGCATATGCGATGGTGCCTGCAGCAATAAATGATGTATCTGAGACTCGTCTCCTGATGCTAAAATCCACGCATTTTGCTGATATTCTTGAACCGGGAAATGATTTAGAGACAGTACTCGCTGAGACAGCCAAAAAGACTGTGTTGGAATCATCGATTAAAGAAATGATGTATGTGAGTCAAAAATGGGATGAGGCCGAAGAATATGCTATGGAGCTTGTTGCATTTGATCCTTATTGGTCGGTTAATTATCAAGAACTTGCTGAAGTCTATCTTAAACAAAATCAATATTCGAAAGCACTTGAGCAATATCAACATTCAAAACAGGTAGGTTTGCCGAGAATAACCTTTACTGAGTATATGATTGGTGTATGTTATGAACATCTTGGTGATCATCAGGAAGCAATAAATAACTTTAAAAATGTTCTGACAATGGATAAAACGAATATTTCGGCAGGTTTATCTGGTTATCAGATATCATTAAAATATGATTTAGAATCCAAAGAATATTTCCGTGAGTTCATTAATCACTGGGATGAACAGGGTTTTCTCACACCTAAACATAAGGAAATGATACTATGA
- a CDS encoding VOC family protein, with protein sequence MNEITSINVTRFDHIQMEVADLDESVRFYEDVFGFKKKEAGLRRMVRWVILGNENKLYLCLHEYADRAGIENAGLEITHVGFIVDDFDSVLQKLKSYKVKLPDGDIIQYHSSRSIYFLDPNGYKIEISELDGGGIDP encoded by the coding sequence ATGAATGAAATCACATCTATTAATGTAACACGCTTTGACCATATTCAAATGGAAGTAGCTGATCTTGATGAAAGTGTTCGTTTCTATGAAGATGTATTCGGATTTAAAAAGAAGGAAGCAGGGCTGAGAAGGATGGTCCGTTGGGTTATTTTAGGTAATGAAAATAAATTATACCTGTGCTTACATGAATACGCTGATCGTGCCGGAATCGAAAATGCAGGATTGGAAATTACTCATGTTGGTTTTATTGTTGATGATTTTGATTCTGTTTTACAAAAATTAAAATCTTATAAGGTGAAATTGCCTGATGGTGATATTATCCAATATCACTCTTCCCGTTCTATCTATTTTCTTGATCCTAATGGCTATAAAATAGAAATTTCTGAATTAGATGGTGGCGGAATTGACCCATAA
- a CDS encoding TauD/TfdA family dioxygenase — MLNKENKIFRLISEKSNNEIYSRCVIQIDNNKAKKIISELSNEEIDHDSFDSELKKLATDIYKRIKNGSGIVVLKGMPISDVNETELGERFLRFCCLMGKPVSQSVMGDILGRVEDMTHIDPDARGYRNKEELFMHTDQPDMVCMLCVRSARQGGHSKFASALALHEAIKQTRPDLLPALYTGYPYHRLNEHPPGANEITEHNVPVFSECNGDLSIRYLRFNIFATAFARNEKIPELLREAIDYMDELATSSTFCWITSLEKGDMLFFNNYLFLHSRTAFEDDEDPMKKRLMYRVWLECDNFRSIRPELAVHPEGTGGRGGITPQEGKRPRFDYDLK, encoded by the coding sequence ATGCTAAATAAAGAAAATAAAATATTTAGATTGATTAGTGAAAAATCAAATAATGAAATATACTCACGATGTGTTATCCAAATAGATAATAACAAGGCGAAAAAAATTATATCTGAATTATCTAATGAAGAAATAGATCATGATTCTTTCGATAGTGAATTAAAAAAATTAGCAACCGATATTTATAAGCGTATCAAAAATGGTAGTGGAATTGTTGTATTAAAAGGAATGCCTATTAGTGACGTCAATGAAACTGAATTAGGCGAACGTTTTTTGCGGTTTTGTTGTTTGATGGGAAAACCGGTTTCCCAAAGTGTGATGGGTGATATTCTCGGGCGGGTAGAAGATATGACGCATATCGATCCTGATGCTCGGGGTTATAGAAATAAAGAAGAATTATTTATGCATACAGATCAGCCGGATATGGTATGCATGCTTTGCGTTAGGTCAGCCAGGCAGGGAGGTCATAGCAAATTTGCCAGTGCTTTGGCACTTCATGAGGCTATTAAGCAAACGAGACCTGATTTATTACCCGCGCTATACACGGGTTACCCCTATCATCGCCTGAATGAACATCCTCCGGGGGCTAATGAAATTACAGAGCATAATGTTCCTGTATTTTCTGAATGCAATGGTGATCTCAGTATTAGGTACCTAAGATTTAATATATTTGCAACTGCATTTGCACGAAATGAAAAAATACCGGAGCTTCTGCGAGAGGCGATTGATTATATGGATGAATTGGCTACATCTTCTACTTTTTGCTGGATTACCTCACTTGAAAAAGGAGATATGCTTTTTTTCAATAATTACCTTTTTCTGCATTCACGTACTGCATTTGAAGATGATGAAGATCCCATGAAAAAAAGATTAATGTATAGGGTATGGCTGGAATGTGATAATTTTCGCTCCATACGGCCTGAACTCGCTGTTCATCCTGAAGGTACTGGTGGTCGAGGAGGAATCACTCCTCAAGAGGGTAAAAGACCACGTTTTGATTATGATTTAAAATAA
- a CDS encoding aldo/keto reductase, whose protein sequence is MEYKTLGNSGVYVSAICLGTQQFGRWVDETSACEILNVFTEHGGNFIDTADCYPIYLPNGDNGGELSESFIGRWLKSYSRRDDLVIATKFSAPMSDRPNNEGISRKYIIKAVEQSLKRLKTDYIDLYQVHDDYFDVPMEETLRALDDLVKKGLVRYIGCSNFSAWRLMKALGLSDKRGYVSYVTIQNKYNLLEKCEYESELMGLCQEEGIGMLPYIPLAKGFLTGKYHQGSISNGFIREKDVRKLYDNKRNWDILHLVQTIADKNRINSTQVALAWLLQRPGVVAPVVGINSVEQLKTILASVDVSLLSTDIAALNQL, encoded by the coding sequence ATGGAATATAAAACACTTGGAAATAGTGGCGTCTATGTTTCAGCTATATGTCTTGGTACGCAGCAATTTGGCCGATGGGTTGATGAAACAAGTGCCTGTGAAATATTAAATGTATTTACTGAACATGGTGGGAATTTTATTGATACTGCCGATTGTTATCCTATTTATCTTCCAAATGGAGATAATGGTGGTGAATTATCAGAGTCTTTCATTGGTCGATGGTTAAAGTCTTATTCAAGGCGGGATGATCTTGTTATAGCAACAAAGTTCTCGGCACCAATGAGCGATAGACCCAACAATGAGGGAATTTCAAGAAAATATATTATCAAAGCTGTTGAACAATCACTTAAGCGTCTGAAGACTGACTATATAGATCTTTATCAGGTTCATGACGACTATTTCGATGTTCCTATGGAAGAAACACTGAGAGCTTTGGACGATTTAGTGAAAAAGGGTTTAGTCCGTTATATCGGTTGTTCGAACTTTTCAGCTTGGAGGCTGATGAAAGCTTTAGGTTTGAGTGATAAACGTGGTTATGTTTCTTATGTAACAATACAGAATAAATATAATCTTCTGGAAAAATGTGAATATGAATCTGAGCTTATGGGATTATGTCAGGAAGAAGGAATTGGCATGTTACCCTATATTCCTCTTGCAAAAGGTTTCTTAACGGGTAAATATCATCAGGGAAGTATTAGTAATGGGTTTATCAGAGAAAAGGATGTAAGAAAACTTTATGATAATAAAAGAAACTGGGACATTTTGCATCTTGTTCAGACAATTGCTGACAAAAATAGAATAAATAGTACACAGGTCGCTCTGGCATGGTTGTTACAAAGACCTGGTGTGGTTGCGCCTGTAGTAGGTATTAATAGTGTTGAACAATTGAAAACAATATTGGCTTCAGTCGATGTTTCTTTATTAAGTACAGATATCGCAGCCCTTAATCAGCTCTAG
- a CDS encoding amidohydrolase family protein, with translation MKDFEINLFDAHIHTEFEGTPDHFSGIIASLDFFKESINGINFVGALSDSATPSQNHGDLREHGIYHCAVIRDLNYDIDIIEKKIISGRVYAIKINVGFIHRYASDTHFQPLYALAEQLSVPVMFHSGDPGWPHAKVKYADPISFDEIAVDYPGVNFVLVHAGNPWFQSAAVVAAKNNNIFLEGSSLIDGDIKVCSDERARRLISNPLSWIIDYLGSSEKLIFGSGWPMVDLKSYIDIFRQGIPEQAWNNVFCDNALRLYGFVMEKESNGQLICVPKLQRKNSNNVHYSSK, from the coding sequence ATGAAAGACTTTGAAATTAATTTATTTGATGCTCATATCCATACTGAGTTCGAAGGTACACCAGACCATTTTAGTGGAATAATAGCAAGCTTGGATTTTTTTAAAGAATCAATTAATGGGATCAATTTTGTTGGGGCATTATCGGATTCTGCAACACCTTCACAAAATCATGGCGATTTGCGTGAGCATGGAATTTACCATTGTGCTGTTATAAGAGATTTGAATTATGATATTGATATAATTGAAAAAAAAATTATTTCTGGTAGGGTTTACGCAATAAAAATTAATGTTGGATTTATACATCGGTATGCATCTGATACGCATTTCCAACCACTTTATGCTCTTGCTGAACAGTTAAGTGTACCAGTAATGTTTCATAGTGGTGATCCGGGTTGGCCGCATGCTAAGGTAAAATATGCTGATCCTATTTCTTTTGATGAAATTGCGGTTGATTATCCCGGTGTTAATTTTGTTCTGGTGCATGCTGGAAACCCCTGGTTTCAGAGTGCAGCAGTTGTTGCCGCTAAAAATAATAATATATTTCTGGAAGGTTCATCATTGATTGATGGTGATATAAAAGTATGTTCTGACGAACGTGCAAGAAGATTAATCTCAAATCCATTATCTTGGATAATAGATTATCTTGGTTCTTCAGAAAAATTAATTTTTGGTTCTGGTTGGCCTATGGTAGATTTAAAATCTTATATCGATATTTTCCGCCAGGGGATTCCTGAACAAGCCTGGAACAATGTTTTTTGTGATAATGCCCTAAGATTATACGGATTTGTAATGGAAAAAGAATCTAATGGGCAGTTAATCTGTGTACCAAAATTACAACGGAAAAATTCAAATAATGTCCATTATTCAAGTAAATGA
- a CDS encoding ABC transporter ATP-binding protein, translating into MSIIQVNDLCKSYEVYTKNPGLLGSLKSFIKREYAIVEAVKSIGFSIEKGEIVGFLGANGAGKTTTMKMLTGIIKPSSGHIRVLGYTPYERKNEYLKSISFVAGQKQQLSWDLTPNDSFMLHKVIYSINEKDFLKYRGQLVEMLSLHSIIDRPVRHLSLGERMKCELALSLLHKPSVLYLDEPTIGLDVSMQRSVREFITYYNQVNNATILLTSHYMADVEALAKRVIIINSGEIVYDGKLSHLIKKRSPKKILKAIISGPIMPELRSLINSSSDDGQNIELVVERDLLPSVVAKLMEKKIILDISIHDEPIEKVLERYLSSSYGENHVEAC; encoded by the coding sequence ATGTCCATTATTCAAGTAAATGATTTATGTAAGTCCTATGAAGTTTATACTAAAAACCCAGGATTGTTAGGCAGTCTAAAATCATTCATTAAAAGAGAATATGCGATAGTAGAGGCAGTCAAATCAATAGGTTTTTCTATTGAGAAAGGTGAAATTGTGGGATTCCTTGGCGCTAATGGAGCTGGGAAAACAACCACAATGAAAATGTTAACTGGTATTATTAAACCATCTTCAGGGCATATCAGAGTATTGGGTTATACGCCTTATGAACGCAAGAATGAATATTTAAAATCCATATCATTTGTGGCAGGGCAAAAGCAACAACTGTCTTGGGATCTTACACCCAATGATTCTTTTATGCTACACAAAGTTATTTATTCTATTAATGAAAAAGATTTTTTAAAATACCGTGGTCAACTTGTGGAAATGCTTTCCCTTCATTCTATTATTGACAGGCCAGTTCGCCATTTATCCTTAGGAGAAAGGATGAAGTGTGAACTTGCTCTGTCATTATTGCATAAGCCATCTGTATTATACTTAGATGAGCCGACTATTGGGCTGGATGTTAGTATGCAACGTTCGGTTCGTGAATTTATTACGTACTATAATCAGGTAAATAATGCAACTATTCTTTTAACATCTCATTACATGGCGGATGTTGAAGCTCTTGCTAAACGAGTCATTATTATAAATTCTGGTGAAATTGTGTATGATGGAAAATTATCACATTTAATAAAGAAACGATCACCAAAGAAAATCCTGAAGGCAATCATTTCTGGCCCAATAATGCCAGAGTTAAGATCGTTAATTAACTCATCTTCCGATGATGGTCAAAATATTGAGTTGGTTGTAGAACGGGATTTACTTCCTTCTGTGGTTGCAAAATTGATGGAAAAAAAAATAATACTTGATATTTCTATTCATGATGAGCCAATAGAAAAGGTTTTAGAAAGATATTTATCTTCTTCATACGGTGAAAATCATGTTGAAGCATGTTAA
- a CDS encoding ABC transporter permease, translated as MLKHVKRSLLLWQVLIGQSFSRVIAYRAQSIIWLLGGIMPIAMMFVWLGLAKEGEVGSYTASDFAVYFLSIYLVRQLTAIWVMRRLDSDIRRGELSMLLLRPVSPLYSYVSDHTGEMMVRGPIISLVFISGILLTGNFHRLDIGNLLTFIPALALAWIIIFHLYYCLGLLAFWINNSMAFDPLLWALYTILGGVLIPLDLYPESIASWLKLLPFSSALDFPVQIILGKLNNFLLLIGFGVQLFWVVFLTLIRILLWNAGLRRYSASGV; from the coding sequence ATGTTGAAGCATGTTAAGAGAAGCCTGTTGTTATGGCAGGTACTTATTGGTCAGTCTTTTTCAAGAGTCATTGCATATCGCGCTCAATCAATTATTTGGTTATTAGGTGGTATCATGCCTATAGCCATGATGTTTGTTTGGTTAGGATTGGCAAAAGAAGGGGAAGTCGGCAGTTACACTGCAAGTGATTTTGCAGTTTATTTTCTTTCAATCTATTTAGTTCGCCAGTTAACAGCAATTTGGGTTATGCGGCGTTTAGATAGTGACATCAGAAGGGGAGAATTATCGATGCTGTTGCTACGGCCAGTTTCTCCTCTCTATAGCTATGTCTCTGATCATACTGGAGAAATGATGGTTAGAGGGCCAATTATTTCACTGGTTTTTATATCAGGTATTTTACTGACAGGTAATTTTCATCGTTTAGATATTGGAAACTTACTGACTTTTATCCCAGCTCTTGCTTTGGCGTGGATTATTATATTCCATCTTTATTATTGTCTCGGATTGTTGGCATTTTGGATCAATAACTCAATGGCGTTCGATCCATTGCTTTGGGCACTTTATACCATTTTAGGCGGGGTGTTAATTCCACTTGATTTGTACCCAGAAAGTATAGCTTCTTGGTTGAAGTTATTGCCTTTTTCTTCAGCATTAGACTTTCCGGTTCAGATAATATTGGGAAAATTGAATAACTTCCTTCTATTGATTGGGTTTGGAGTACAGCTGTTTTGGGTTGTTTTTCTGACACTTATTAGAATATTATTATGGAATGCAGGACTAAGAAGATATTCAGCATCTGGAGTTTAA
- a CDS encoding ABC transporter permease: MRYILLFLVLLRHSFLLEFEFRFNAIVNLINSSLSCLLALLVLTGFFGQVSQVGGWTYYQMVALLGVTLIIESFIDSWLFPSVHSLSEYIRRGDLDLIIIRPVDTQFFISFHRFNIWDGANFIVGYVVVLLAMYQQDALTIWNFLQFNIALLLGACVFYSLFMCSNLIAFWFTKVSDVWVICYSLMDIGRFPVSAYPGALRFLLSFLLPVFFVSNVPAQAALGILSMKTLLLAFLYAMGAIILTRLFWLKAISKYSSASS, translated from the coding sequence ATGAGATACATTTTATTATTTTTAGTCTTATTAAGACATTCTTTTTTGTTGGAGTTTGAATTTCGATTTAATGCGATAGTAAATTTAATCAACTCTAGTCTTTCTTGTTTACTAGCGTTATTAGTATTGACAGGTTTTTTTGGACAGGTATCTCAGGTTGGTGGCTGGACATACTATCAGATGGTCGCTTTATTAGGGGTAACTCTCATTATTGAGTCTTTTATTGATAGTTGGTTATTTCCAAGTGTCCATTCGCTCTCTGAGTATATCAGGCGTGGGGATTTGGATTTAATTATTATTCGTCCCGTTGATACACAATTTTTTATTAGTTTTCATCGTTTTAATATATGGGATGGAGCTAACTTTATTGTTGGTTATGTGGTTGTTTTATTAGCAATGTATCAACAGGATGCATTGACTATTTGGAACTTTTTACAATTTAACATTGCTCTGTTATTAGGTGCCTGTGTTTTCTATTCCCTTTTTATGTGTTCAAATTTGATTGCTTTTTGGTTCACGAAAGTGTCAGATGTGTGGGTTATTTGTTATTCGCTAATGGATATTGGCCGTTTTCCAGTTAGTGCATATCCGGGTGCTTTACGTTTTTTATTAAGTTTTTTATTGCCCGTTTTCTTTGTCAGCAATGTACCTGCTCAGGCGGCATTAGGAATATTAAGTATGAAAACTCTATTGTTGGCTTTTTTATATGCCATGGGGGCGATTATATTAACTCGTTTATTCTGGTTGAAAGCGATTTCAAAATATAGTAGTGCAAGTAGTTAG
- the arsH gene encoding arsenical resistance protein ArsH: MTNILSNLTNELQDIFSLEKLYKQNKSSHKARILLLYGSNRMPSFSRLLVQEATILLNFLGAETRIFDPYGLPLPDTAIDSHNKVAELQQLMQWSEGQVWCSPEHHGSVSAVFKSQLDWITLETGLSCPIQGKTLAVLQVNGGAQSFNVVNQLRIIGRYMKMFTIPNHLSVPQAFLEFEETGRMKASFYYDRLVDVMEELLKFTLILRDKRQYFLDRYSERHK; the protein is encoded by the coding sequence ATGACAAATATTTTATCAAATTTGACTAATGAGTTACAAGATATCTTTTCCTTAGAAAAGTTATATAAGCAGAATAAGTCTTCACATAAAGCACGTATCTTACTTTTATATGGTTCTAACAGAATGCCTTCTTTTAGTCGCTTACTTGTTCAAGAAGCAACTATTTTACTTAATTTCCTAGGAGCAGAAACTAGGATATTTGATCCCTATGGCCTCCCTTTACCTGATACTGCTATTGACTCGCATAATAAAGTTGCCGAATTGCAACAATTGATGCAATGGTCAGAAGGTCAAGTTTGGTGCTCTCCAGAACATCATGGTTCCGTTAGCGCAGTATTCAAATCACAATTAGATTGGATCACATTGGAGACTGGTCTTTCATGTCCCATACAAGGTAAGACATTAGCAGTACTACAAGTAAATGGCGGAGCTCAATCTTTCAATGTTGTTAATCAATTACGAATAATAGGCAGATATATGAAAATGTTCACTATTCCTAATCATTTATCTGTGCCTCAGGCTTTTCTTGAATTTGAAGAGACAGGTCGTATGAAAGCATCATTTTATTATGATAGACTTGTAGATGTTATGGAAGAGTTACTTAAGTTCACTCTAATATTACGCGACAAACGTCAATATTTTCTAGATAGATATTCAGAACGACATAAATAA
- a CDS encoding PQQ-binding-like beta-propeller repeat protein — protein MTYNLTAFNLHLKNTWYKNKQSLRSIKKKWSAIRYNYTKPPKLCGELNFNERIWSIPGEIGNNKFIVSCYDGFIYCYHIKTLQQIWRLKTNGPIYSSPAVTKNGNFIIGGEDSTLRMISTHGHCLWEFNAYDAFHSTPTIDEKNGIIYAGSYDHSMYAIKINNGELIWKRDFEKGIIDDIYSSPALTHEGNIIFGTNKTLICLDKFGTTVWAVINEGRFEGSAALDYSINTGIIGTEENGQIIIFDINTGEIRATHPTEGFIVSCPSIGYKHIATIGSDDKNIYGINLLTTDVLWKCYVGTRFMYTPFSSLPNGDPIFVGTSDDPNHFTESLHCHNHKNGKFRWKITAPTGIHSSPLLIEEGYLIIGSHWNKVYIYQWDEV, from the coding sequence ATGACATATAATCTTACTGCATTCAATTTACATCTAAAAAATACTTGGTATAAAAATAAACAATCATTAAGAAGCATAAAAAAGAAATGGTCAGCTATACGATATAATTATACAAAACCACCTAAATTATGTGGTGAATTAAATTTTAATGAACGTATATGGAGTATTCCTGGGGAGATTGGGAATAATAAATTCATCGTAAGTTGTTATGATGGATTTATTTATTGTTATCATATTAAAACATTGCAACAAATTTGGAGGTTAAAAACAAATGGCCCTATTTATAGTTCACCTGCAGTAACAAAAAATGGAAATTTCATTATCGGAGGTGAAGATTCTACTCTGAGAATGATTTCTACTCATGGACATTGTCTATGGGAATTCAATGCTTATGACGCTTTCCATTCCACACCCACAATAGATGAAAAAAATGGCATTATTTATGCTGGTAGCTATGATCATTCTATGTATGCTATCAAGATAAATAATGGAGAACTAATATGGAAACGAGATTTTGAAAAAGGAATTATAGATGATATTTATAGTTCACCAGCTTTAACACATGAAGGGAATATTATTTTTGGGACTAACAAGACCTTAATTTGCCTTGATAAATTTGGTACTACAGTTTGGGCAGTTATTAATGAAGGTAGATTTGAAGGTAGTGCTGCCTTAGATTACAGCATTAATACAGGTATCATAGGTACCGAAGAAAATGGTCAAATTATTATTTTTGATATCAATACAGGTGAAATACGTGCAACACATCCAACAGAAGGGTTTATTGTTTCTTGTCCATCCATTGGATACAAACATATAGCAACGATAGGTAGTGATGATAAAAATATTTATGGTATTAATCTTTTAACTACTGATGTTTTATGGAAATGTTATGTAGGAACCCGTTTTATGTATACTCCATTTTCTTCTCTTCCTAATGGTGACCCGATATTTGTGGGCACAAGCGATGATCCTAACCATTTTACAGAATCATTACATTGTCATAATCATAAAAATGGAAAATTTCGTTGGAAAATTACAGCTCCCACTGGAATACACTCATCACCGTTGCTTATTGAAGAAGGGTATTTAATTATTGGTTCACATTGGAATAAAGTATATATCTATCAATGGGATGAAGTCTGA
- a CDS encoding carboxypeptidase M32 codes for MKYYKKLEKLMNKWSSLYGASMILHWDSRTMIPKRSHLLRSEQISLLSTMQHEILASNEIIELLSYIDMSMLNDWQQSNIREICRLHTMATKIPKNLINRFAKATTRCEKLWHVRTNQVDQKYFEESFEEVVILTREMAYLLADGLGLSVYDTLLEQQQPGLRDHFITPIFNQIELFTSNFVSIRNSLPEEENNWPRIPKDQQIKFVKKLMSEMKFDFRTGRLDESAHPFTGGIPGDIRVCSYFKPDNIILSISAIMHEIGHASYESRLPKKFRGQPVGDSRGMCIHEGIALLFEKQIGHSKEYLEYLSKKLNKQFGYLNYFNKENLLHHFNTIRRSGIRVSADDFTYSAHILIRYKIEKELIAGELSVKNLNNRWCDLYNLYLGITPSLYEDPWQDIHWAIGLFGYFPCYLIGNVISSQLFNKAQEEISIKQEINQGKFNKLQKWLDEKIYKKSSYFEFEDLIISSCGKALSANDFIDNLKARLS; via the coding sequence ATGAAATATTACAAAAAATTAGAAAAATTAATGAACAAATGGAGTTCACTATATGGTGCCAGCATGATTCTCCATTGGGATAGTAGAACGATGATCCCCAAACGTAGTCATCTATTGAGATCAGAACAAATATCTTTACTCAGCACAATGCAGCATGAGATACTGGCAAGCAATGAGATTATAGAACTTTTAAGTTATATTGATATGAGTATGCTCAATGATTGGCAGCAATCTAATATAAGAGAAATATGTCGATTACATACAATGGCAACAAAAATACCCAAAAATTTAATCAATCGATTTGCGAAAGCAACCACAAGATGTGAAAAACTCTGGCACGTTCGAACCAATCAGGTTGATCAAAAATATTTTGAAGAATCTTTTGAAGAGGTGGTTATATTAACAAGAGAAATGGCCTATTTGTTAGCGGATGGTTTAGGTTTAAGCGTTTACGATACACTATTAGAACAACAGCAACCAGGACTAAGAGATCATTTCATCACTCCTATATTCAACCAAATAGAATTATTTACAAGTAATTTTGTATCTATAAGAAACAGTTTACCAGAAGAAGAAAACAACTGGCCAAGAATTCCTAAGGATCAACAAATAAAATTTGTAAAAAAACTAATGTCCGAAATGAAATTTGATTTTCGGACTGGAAGACTAGATGAAAGTGCCCATCCTTTTACTGGTGGAATACCCGGTGATATTAGAGTCTGTAGCTATTTCAAACCAGATAATATTATATTAAGTATTTCAGCAATTATGCACGAAATAGGACATGCCTCTTATGAAAGTAGATTACCAAAAAAATTTCGCGGCCAACCTGTTGGGGACTCAAGAGGAATGTGTATTCATGAAGGAATAGCCCTTCTCTTTGAGAAACAAATTGGTCATTCAAAAGAGTATTTGGAATACCTATCTAAAAAACTAAATAAACAATTTGGATATCTGAATTATTTTAACAAAGAAAATTTACTGCATCACTTCAATACAATTAGAAGAAGTGGGATACGTGTTAGTGCTGATGATTTTACTTATTCGGCACATATTCTTATAAGATATAAAATAGAGAAAGAATTAATCGCTGGTGAATTATCAGTTAAAAATTTAAATAATAGATGGTGCGATTTATATAATTTATATCTTGGAATAACACCGTCTCTTTATGAAGACCCTTGGCAAGATATTCATTGGGCAATAGGTCTTTTTGGATATTTCCCGTGCTATTTGATTGGAAACGTTATTTCTTCTCAGTTGTTTAATAAGGCACAAGAAGAAATTTCGATTAAACAAGAAATAAATCAAGGGAAATTTAATAAACTACAAAAATGGTTAGATGAAAAAATTTACAAAAAAAGCTCTTATTTTGAGTTTGAAGATCTTATCATATCAAGTTGCGGAAAGGCACTAAGTGCTAATGATTTTATTGATAATTTAAAGGCCAGATTAAGCTAA